In Arthrobacter alpinus, a single window of DNA contains:
- a CDS encoding sensor histidine kinase, with product MTDQTPDTLLKRHFYTRSLRMRVLLTQVPLTLTVLLTVGLAAAYYPMILADSRFVIGLWMQAAILALCLSVPWDKMPRGAFLLIPYLDLIAVGFIRDGSTQYITSVGLLALFPVFWLSASGFARKTAIVTSTLSTLLIVWVPLLLGEAKVTPELLAKPLVFPFMMMAFSITVVIMTASMDSQRAAIQAKDAELRTALKLSKQREQLLATVLDTVAVGIVVVDEGGHDQLMNATQDTIHALAMPVDIVDPQEKDLLLFGPGKVPLPADSRPVRRAVLGESFTNYQVWIGEEDQCRAISTTARTMLNEDGSSAGAVIAFHDNTEMMAALSAKDDFVANVSHEFRTPLTSILGYLAMILDDAERLPADINKFLAITQRNALRLNRLVSDLLTTDSMDVTPAMTDVSALIRQSVGSARPAAERNRVELAVNAPDQLWAMVDAGRIGQALDNLISNAIKYSPDGGTVTVSALINGSGLVLEVQDTGIGMNNAEQAQAFTKFFRADPALERSIPGLGLGLLITKTIVANHGGTISVCSQRKVGTTMRIELPESVLVLD from the coding sequence TTGACTGACCAGACACCTGACACCCTGCTGAAGCGCCATTTCTACACTCGATCCCTGCGGATGCGGGTCCTGCTCACTCAGGTGCCGCTGACCCTGACCGTCCTATTGACGGTAGGCTTGGCCGCGGCCTACTACCCGATGATTCTGGCGGATTCCCGCTTCGTGATCGGTTTGTGGATGCAGGCAGCCATTCTGGCGCTTTGTTTGAGCGTCCCCTGGGACAAGATGCCGCGGGGAGCATTCTTGCTCATTCCGTATCTGGATTTGATTGCCGTGGGGTTCATCCGTGACGGCAGTACGCAGTACATCACGTCGGTGGGCTTGTTGGCGTTGTTTCCAGTCTTCTGGCTCTCAGCTTCAGGATTCGCCCGTAAAACAGCCATTGTCACAAGCACCCTGTCGACCCTATTGATTGTCTGGGTTCCGCTGCTACTCGGCGAGGCAAAGGTCACCCCGGAACTGCTAGCCAAGCCGTTGGTGTTTCCGTTCATGATGATGGCCTTCTCCATCACGGTGGTCATCATGACGGCCAGCATGGATAGCCAGCGGGCGGCCATCCAGGCCAAGGATGCCGAGCTGAGAACCGCGCTGAAGCTCAGCAAGCAACGCGAACAGCTGCTGGCCACAGTCCTGGACACTGTGGCAGTAGGCATTGTGGTGGTGGATGAGGGCGGCCATGACCAGTTGATGAATGCAACGCAGGACACCATTCATGCCCTTGCCATGCCCGTGGACATTGTCGATCCCCAGGAAAAGGACCTACTGCTCTTTGGCCCAGGCAAGGTCCCTTTGCCTGCCGATTCACGTCCTGTTCGCCGGGCCGTTCTGGGTGAATCTTTCACCAATTATCAGGTATGGATTGGTGAGGAAGATCAGTGCCGCGCCATTTCCACCACGGCCCGTACCATGCTGAACGAGGACGGATCTTCCGCCGGCGCCGTGATCGCTTTCCACGACAACACGGAGATGATGGCAGCCCTGTCCGCGAAGGATGACTTCGTGGCCAACGTTTCCCACGAGTTCCGTACGCCCCTGACGTCCATTTTGGGTTACCTGGCCATGATTCTGGACGACGCCGAACGCCTGCCGGCTGACATCAACAAGTTCCTGGCCATCACTCAGCGCAACGCGCTCCGGTTGAACCGGTTGGTCTCCGATCTGCTGACCACTGATTCCATGGACGTCACCCCAGCCATGACGGACGTTTCGGCGCTGATCCGCCAAAGTGTGGGATCGGCGCGGCCCGCGGCAGAACGGAACCGGGTGGAGTTAGCGGTGAATGCCCCTGATCAGTTGTGGGCCATGGTCGACGCCGGACGGATCGGCCAGGCGCTGGACAACCTGATCTCCAATGCCATCAAGTACTCGCCCGACGGCGGCACGGTCACCGTGAGCGCCCTGATCAACGGCTCAGGTTTGGTGCTGGAAGTCCAAGACACTGGCATCGGTATGAACAACGCCGAGCAGGCACAGGCGTTCACCAAGTTCTTCCGTGCTGATCCAGCCCTGGAACGCTCCATCCCGGGGCTGGGTTTGGGTCTGCTGATCACCAAGACCATCGTGGCCAATCACGGCGGCACCATCTCCGTTTGCAGCCAGCGCAAAGTGGGAACCACCATGCGCATAGAGCTGCCGGAGTCTGTGCTGGTCCTGGACTAG
- a CDS encoding S26 family signal peptidase, whose protein sequence is MPEQLVQDENSSGSNSNAAGRVSLERAARVLNIFREGFLTIIAVAGVICIIGITAGYFLNASFVVFKTGSMEPHYPVGAISLTIKIPAKELKPGDVASVLRDGATVLITHRVVSVNDDPAGPQSGKAVLTLKGDANSSEDPVLYTVASAQKVVFTVPRLGAWVMAMRGPWFLGAATLIVSALVAWSFWPKRARKHRAEPEKSIRRLDAES, encoded by the coding sequence ATGCCAGAACAGCTGGTCCAGGACGAAAACTCTTCCGGCAGCAATTCAAATGCTGCCGGAAGAGTCTCACTGGAAAGAGCGGCACGTGTCCTAAACATATTCCGGGAAGGCTTCCTGACAATCATTGCTGTTGCAGGAGTTATTTGTATTATCGGAATTACTGCGGGCTATTTCTTGAACGCGTCTTTTGTGGTATTTAAAACAGGTTCCATGGAGCCGCACTATCCGGTGGGGGCAATTTCGCTGACTATTAAGATCCCCGCGAAGGAGCTAAAGCCAGGCGATGTTGCGTCCGTGCTTAGGGATGGTGCCACCGTCCTGATTACGCACCGTGTGGTGAGCGTGAATGACGACCCAGCCGGACCGCAATCTGGAAAGGCAGTTCTGACGCTCAAGGGCGACGCGAACAGCAGCGAAGATCCTGTTCTGTACACAGTGGCGTCCGCCCAAAAAGTTGTCTTCACAGTTCCTCGCCTTGGTGCTTGGGTCATGGCTATGCGCGGCCCGTGGTTCCTGGGTGCAGCAACGTTAATAGTCTCAGCCCTCGTGGCATGGTCATTTTGGCCCAAACGCGCCCGCAAACACCGCGCGGAACCTGAAAAATCGATTCGGCGCCTCGACGCTGAATCTTGA
- a CDS encoding response regulator transcription factor, with protein MDNSRVAVIVEDDQDIRELISVILSQSGFEVHAAGTGAEGVEMVRDNNPAIVTLDLGLPDIDGFEVARRVRLFSDAYIIMLTGRADEMDTLLGLETGADDYLTKPFRPRELRARISAMMRRPRFAGDGSPAVAAERAPVAEEASESEPSSQSLDAASNDSQLPGTQELNGLLLNSGDRTAEVDGAELELTRTEFDILHALVDSGRQVRTKSDLVRRIRGEEYDVGTYISDADERTIEVHVANLRRKLGDNPREPRWIKTVRGVGYRLVH; from the coding sequence ATGGACAATTCTCGTGTGGCGGTCATCGTTGAAGACGACCAGGATATTCGCGAGCTCATCAGCGTAATTCTCAGCCAGTCTGGCTTTGAGGTTCACGCTGCGGGCACCGGTGCAGAAGGCGTTGAAATGGTCCGGGATAACAACCCCGCCATTGTGACCCTGGACCTTGGATTGCCGGACATCGACGGCTTCGAAGTGGCACGGCGAGTCCGGCTCTTCAGCGATGCCTACATCATCATGCTGACCGGGCGCGCCGATGAAATGGACACCCTTCTGGGGCTGGAAACCGGCGCCGATGATTACCTGACCAAGCCGTTCCGCCCTCGTGAGCTGCGGGCCAGGATCAGTGCCATGATGCGCCGCCCGCGGTTTGCCGGCGATGGCTCACCCGCCGTGGCAGCAGAGCGTGCCCCCGTGGCTGAAGAGGCTTCGGAATCTGAGCCCAGCAGTCAGTCTTTAGATGCAGCTTCCAACGACTCGCAGCTGCCCGGGACGCAGGAGCTCAACGGCCTCCTCCTCAATAGCGGGGACCGCACAGCCGAAGTGGACGGCGCGGAGCTGGAACTGACACGGACAGAGTTCGACATCCTCCACGCCCTGGTTGACAGCGGCAGGCAGGTGCGGACCAAGTCAGATTTGGTGCGTCGGATTCGCGGTGAGGAGTACGACGTCGGCACCTACATCAGCGACGCCGACGAACGGACCATTGAGGTTCACGTTGCGAACCTGCGCCGCAAATTGGGCGACAACCCGAGAGAGCCGCGCTGGATCAAGACCGTACGCGGCGTGGGCTACCGCTTGGTGCACTAA
- a CDS encoding choice-of-anchor G family protein, producing MKFPPLKVRKALNTRRALSRLRNHLSRPRRVVLVASVAAIAFVASTSLTQAAWTDNEWAHSNVGTAVVGDCTSNTLFQNRAWGRQLTGMVAGINLDTLAGVDGVTVANNGTLGSAVPASASEVTPPGDTSTYIAKLPVGVLGAQNPLVTAALGLGVPVGGLGAYTQWGQAKGNGLAHGAAGLVSDQSGAVDVAGTANGSASAPKAASINLDALLPAALAGVSLDIGAVASEAKVNSCEMISGWPQFDPTPTVTRNYGIAGLDLNAKVPAIASVASNGKVLVNGVQGTLTSLVGAGGLSTAITDGVIALLNPVLDGLKLGTVITSTKVSGLDLSAITAMMSESMTDGALTVNLEAGTARVNIATLMGVPDVNGGNFGLNNFDPNHELILDTATVNSLIEKLTKMLDTWVERVVGAMRTALRAVTITSNTEVSLKVLGLNVPALDVQVGPIGIGQLLDQPNDPAHLAKVKILGLGLDLGGLLAPLTNGANGVVVTALNATVFGTGALIGNLGSSLAALTAPVVTALGTILSPLSSLVSLRINVQPDQPWGGSTSKPADVTALPSGPGTTAEYKVSAIRVGLINQANLLGLSLANSSAGPAKLHP from the coding sequence ATGAAGTTCCCACCTTTGAAGGTACGCAAGGCCCTGAATACCCGCAGGGCGCTGAGCCGACTGCGGAACCACCTGTCCCGCCCCCGTCGCGTGGTCTTGGTGGCCAGCGTGGCGGCCATTGCCTTTGTGGCCTCAACCAGCCTGACCCAAGCGGCCTGGACGGACAACGAATGGGCGCACAGCAACGTTGGAACTGCCGTTGTGGGCGACTGCACCAGCAACACCCTGTTCCAGAACCGGGCTTGGGGACGCCAGCTGACGGGCATGGTGGCCGGAATCAACCTGGACACCCTGGCTGGCGTGGACGGTGTAACAGTAGCCAACAATGGCACGCTGGGCTCGGCTGTGCCCGCGTCAGCATCGGAAGTTACGCCTCCGGGCGATACCTCCACCTACATTGCCAAGCTCCCTGTAGGCGTACTCGGAGCCCAGAATCCACTCGTCACCGCAGCGCTGGGACTCGGTGTTCCGGTTGGCGGTTTGGGCGCCTACACCCAATGGGGACAGGCCAAGGGCAACGGTTTGGCGCATGGCGCTGCCGGACTGGTTTCGGATCAGTCGGGAGCTGTGGACGTTGCGGGTACTGCAAATGGTTCAGCGTCAGCACCCAAGGCGGCCAGCATCAATCTTGATGCTTTACTTCCCGCAGCCCTTGCTGGCGTGTCCCTGGATATTGGGGCCGTAGCCTCCGAGGCCAAGGTGAACAGTTGCGAGATGATCAGCGGTTGGCCGCAATTCGATCCAACGCCCACCGTGACTCGAAACTACGGAATCGCCGGCCTGGATTTGAATGCTAAAGTTCCCGCAATCGCTAGTGTGGCCTCGAATGGGAAGGTCCTGGTGAATGGAGTTCAAGGGACATTGACCAGCTTGGTCGGCGCTGGGGGGCTTAGTACCGCGATTACCGATGGTGTAATTGCTCTGCTCAACCCTGTCCTGGATGGACTTAAGCTCGGTACGGTGATTACCTCCACCAAGGTCAGTGGCCTCGACCTTTCAGCCATCACCGCCATGATGAGCGAATCCATGACCGATGGCGCTCTGACCGTTAATCTTGAAGCGGGGACGGCAAGAGTCAACATTGCAACGCTTATGGGTGTCCCTGATGTCAATGGCGGGAACTTTGGGCTTAACAACTTTGACCCTAACCATGAGCTCATCCTCGATACCGCCACCGTCAATTCGCTGATCGAAAAACTGACTAAAATGCTGGACACATGGGTGGAAAGAGTGGTGGGTGCGATGCGGACGGCCCTGAGAGCAGTGACCATCACATCAAACACCGAAGTCAGTCTAAAAGTGCTCGGTCTGAACGTGCCCGCCCTTGACGTACAAGTTGGGCCAATTGGCATTGGCCAGCTACTTGATCAACCCAACGACCCTGCGCATCTAGCCAAGGTGAAGATTCTCGGTTTGGGGCTGGACCTAGGCGGACTATTGGCCCCACTCACGAATGGCGCTAACGGCGTGGTGGTCACGGCCTTGAACGCAACCGTCTTCGGCACGGGAGCCCTGATAGGCAACCTCGGATCAAGCCTGGCTGCACTGACCGCACCGGTAGTTACCGCGCTCGGAACCATCCTGTCGCCACTCAGTTCGCTGGTTTCCCTCAGGATCAACGTCCAGCCGGATCAACCATGGGGTGGCTCAACATCGAAGCCAGCAGATGTGACAGCCTTGCCATCCGGGCCGGGAACAACGGCAGAATACAAGGTTTCAGCAATAAGGGTGGGCCTGATCAATCAAGCGAACTTGTTGGGGTTGTCTCTGGCGAATTCGTCCGCAGGCCCAGCTAAGTTGCATCCCTAG
- a CDS encoding alternate-type signal peptide domain-containing protein: MKKVMKAAIAAGAAGALLLGGAGTFALWNATGDLDDAGTVTTGHLTMVNGTGAWQDISVPLAPVVFDATTETIVPGDTVRYSQNVTISAEGKNLAGELVVGNTAVVIPADLAGQVTVAVAPTAVAGTSVAGTTVTFSEPGTYIVPVTITVAFAKGNLTDAITPAATMSKAIDLPALSLTLNQTRS; encoded by the coding sequence GTGAAAAAAGTTATGAAGGCAGCAATCGCTGCTGGTGCGGCAGGCGCGTTGCTGCTGGGTGGAGCGGGCACCTTTGCCCTGTGGAACGCAACCGGTGACCTTGACGATGCAGGCACCGTGACCACAGGACACCTGACCATGGTAAATGGTACGGGTGCTTGGCAGGACATCAGCGTTCCCCTGGCTCCCGTTGTTTTCGATGCCACCACGGAGACAATCGTTCCCGGTGACACAGTTCGCTACTCACAGAACGTAACCATCTCTGCAGAGGGCAAGAACCTCGCCGGTGAATTGGTGGTTGGCAACACAGCCGTGGTCATTCCGGCTGACTTGGCTGGCCAAGTGACGGTTGCGGTTGCCCCCACAGCGGTGGCCGGCACCTCTGTAGCCGGAACCACCGTTACGTTTTCCGAGCCGGGTACCTACATTGTTCCCGTGACCATCACGGTGGCTTTCGCCAAGGGCAATCTCACAGATGCAATAACGCCGGCTGCCACCATGAGCAAGGCAATCGACCTTCCGGCGCTTTCGCTGACCCTGAACCAGACCCGTTCCTAG
- a CDS encoding polysaccharide deacetylase family protein has protein sequence MVRKATNSRDGQQPHVALDRVQWPARLAASVIAISLAAFFVGAFGAPAQAAAPTTVTLSFDDGNADQLTAATIMQASGLRGTFYVPSGYVDQPGYLTVANLQTLAAAGHEIGGHTVTHPDLATLPVDEASRQVCNDRVNLNNWGLRVTSFAYPFASLTAATKTVVKNCGYNSARGLGDISTRFGCNGCGLAETIPPADAYEIKAPDEVDSTWTLADLQKTVTQAETAGGWVELTFHHIGTGGTDPLTTSPALFQQFAQWLATRPATTTVKTVDQVIGGTLKPLVSGPTVPSKPVGSNMITNPGLETLTSGVPQCWQNGGYGTNTAAFSTVSPGRTGTRAAVLTVTGYSSGDAKWLPALDLGGCSPNATAGHAYTLSGWYKSNAPTQIEVYYRTGLGSWSYWTASPFFAAATTYQQASWTTPPLPAGASAISFGLNLVSNGKITTDDYAMFDAAAVPPPPPPTPGTNLVQNASLETAGASGFPQCWQASNYGTNTPVFSTIAAAHTGTKAEKVTVTGYANGDAKVLPTLDSGTCAPVGIAGHTYSMRAWYNSTVPTQFAAYYKAANGTWTYWTSSPWFAASPSYVQAVWTTPALPAGATAISYGLNVFQNGSLTTDDYALYDTVGAPAP, from the coding sequence ATGGTTCGCAAGGCGACGAATTCCCGTGACGGGCAGCAACCTCACGTGGCTCTGGACAGGGTGCAATGGCCGGCAAGGTTGGCAGCCTCAGTCATTGCCATATCGCTGGCTGCGTTCTTCGTGGGTGCCTTCGGTGCCCCGGCCCAGGCCGCAGCGCCAACAACTGTGACCCTCTCTTTCGACGATGGAAACGCGGATCAACTCACTGCCGCTACCATCATGCAAGCCAGCGGGCTACGTGGAACGTTTTACGTGCCCTCCGGATATGTGGACCAGCCCGGATACCTGACTGTGGCTAACCTGCAAACACTGGCTGCTGCCGGGCATGAAATCGGCGGACACACAGTAACCCACCCCGATCTGGCCACATTGCCTGTGGATGAAGCGAGCCGCCAGGTCTGCAATGACCGCGTCAACCTGAACAACTGGGGTCTCCGCGTCACCAGCTTCGCCTATCCATTTGCCTCGCTTACAGCGGCGACGAAGACTGTTGTCAAAAACTGCGGCTACAACAGTGCACGCGGGCTAGGCGACATCTCGACACGATTTGGCTGCAACGGCTGCGGCTTGGCGGAGACAATTCCCCCTGCCGATGCCTATGAGATCAAGGCCCCCGATGAGGTGGACAGCACCTGGACTCTGGCCGACCTGCAAAAGACCGTCACCCAAGCGGAGACCGCGGGCGGATGGGTTGAGCTCACCTTTCACCACATCGGCACAGGCGGAACCGACCCCCTGACTACCTCTCCGGCGCTCTTCCAACAATTTGCCCAGTGGCTGGCGACCCGGCCCGCGACCACAACGGTCAAGACCGTGGACCAGGTTATTGGCGGCACGCTCAAGCCACTAGTCTCCGGACCCACCGTTCCCAGCAAACCCGTCGGTAGCAATATGATCACCAACCCCGGTTTGGAAACCCTTACGAGTGGCGTTCCACAATGTTGGCAGAACGGCGGCTATGGCACTAACACGGCCGCGTTCAGCACGGTTTCACCCGGGCGGACAGGAACGCGCGCGGCGGTGCTTACTGTCACCGGCTATAGCAGTGGTGACGCCAAGTGGCTGCCCGCACTGGATCTGGGAGGATGCTCCCCCAACGCCACAGCAGGTCACGCCTACACGTTGTCCGGATGGTACAAGTCCAACGCGCCCACACAGATTGAGGTCTACTACCGGACTGGCCTGGGCTCGTGGTCTTACTGGACGGCCAGCCCATTCTTCGCAGCGGCAACCACCTACCAACAGGCCTCATGGACCACTCCGCCACTGCCTGCCGGTGCCAGCGCCATCAGTTTTGGCCTGAACCTGGTCAGCAACGGAAAAATCACCACCGATGACTACGCCATGTTTGATGCGGCGGCAGTTCCGCCGCCACCACCGCCAACACCAGGCACAAACTTGGTGCAAAACGCGAGCTTGGAAACCGCGGGAGCCAGTGGCTTTCCACAATGCTGGCAGGCTTCCAACTACGGAACTAATACGCCGGTATTCAGTACCATTGCCGCAGCGCATACTGGGACCAAGGCAGAAAAAGTAACGGTCACCGGGTACGCAAACGGCGATGCCAAGGTCCTTCCCACTTTGGATTCCGGAACGTGTGCGCCAGTAGGGATCGCCGGCCACACCTACTCGATGCGTGCCTGGTACAACTCGACGGTTCCCACGCAATTTGCCGCGTACTACAAGGCCGCCAACGGCACGTGGACCTACTGGACATCGAGCCCTTGGTTCGCTGCCAGCCCGAGCTACGTGCAGGCCGTGTGGACAACGCCCGCACTTCCCGCCGGAGCCACCGCCATCAGCTATGGACTCAACGTCTTCCAAAACGGATCGCTGACCACTGATGACTACGCTCTCTATGACACCGTTGGGGCACCTGCCCCGTAA
- a CDS encoding S-layer homology domain-containing protein yields the protein MAPPFALRRFWRAPAILAMAAMVLSGVVPASPATAAAGTGSISGTVSAAPGVDVSKAYIVAFPDDGALATHSVAVRPDGKYTLDNLTPANYNVRVNGHISGGYDAWYGGVTQATAKPVAVGAGQAISGINVNVSLGATVSGTVTVPEGVSNANVGVHAWPDDPRLGAGTIMYGFSDSAGRYTLAGLPPGTYTVCFSAGDDGALTSLCGTWNSENGVRISVGPAEVITGIDYSMRRSSTISGTLNLPEGSTTAGLTVSARDETYFYPRGRSRISPDGSFRITGLSPGQYLVKVTAEVSQSDLVDQWYGAATSPASSVTVIVPPEGTTPGIDFTLVQAPLFSDVPAVSQFTEDITWLAARGVTAGYPDGTFRPLEPIHRDAMAAFLYRAAGMPAFTPPAKSPFRDVSTTAPFYKEITWLSSKGITTGYADGTFRPLGSVNRDAMAAFLYRMTDSPSCNRFPHEMRWFKDNPATAQFYDEIVWMACNDVSTGWEDGSYRPDEPVHRDAMAAFLKRWSSRPGYEKLR from the coding sequence GTGGCACCACCTTTTGCATTGCGCCGTTTTTGGCGGGCTCCAGCAATCCTGGCAATGGCCGCGATGGTTCTGTCCGGGGTCGTTCCTGCCAGCCCAGCCACCGCTGCGGCTGGCACCGGAAGCATTAGCGGCACAGTATCAGCGGCACCCGGCGTCGACGTTTCGAAGGCTTACATTGTCGCTTTTCCCGACGACGGCGCGCTTGCAACACACTCAGTGGCCGTTCGTCCGGATGGCAAGTACACGCTGGATAACCTGACGCCCGCCAACTACAACGTCAGGGTCAACGGCCACATCAGCGGTGGATACGACGCTTGGTATGGCGGCGTTACGCAGGCCACAGCCAAGCCGGTAGCCGTTGGAGCTGGGCAAGCGATTTCGGGCATTAATGTGAATGTGTCGCTGGGGGCCACTGTTTCAGGGACCGTCACCGTGCCCGAGGGAGTCTCGAATGCAAATGTGGGGGTCCATGCCTGGCCGGACGATCCGCGCCTTGGCGCCGGCACGATTATGTATGGTTTCTCCGACTCTGCGGGCCGCTACACGCTCGCGGGGTTGCCGCCAGGCACGTACACCGTGTGTTTCTCAGCGGGCGACGACGGTGCATTGACAAGCCTTTGTGGTACATGGAATTCGGAGAACGGGGTCAGGATTTCCGTTGGTCCAGCAGAAGTTATTACCGGGATCGACTACAGCATGCGGAGATCCTCAACCATTAGCGGGACGCTGAACCTTCCTGAAGGCTCCACGACAGCAGGCCTCACAGTGTCCGCCCGCGATGAAACCTACTTTTACCCCAGGGGTCGAAGCCGGATTTCCCCTGACGGCTCATTCAGGATCACTGGACTGTCACCAGGACAGTACCTGGTCAAGGTCACCGCCGAAGTCAGCCAGAGTGATTTGGTGGATCAATGGTACGGAGCGGCAACCAGCCCCGCATCATCAGTCACTGTCATTGTCCCGCCCGAAGGAACCACCCCGGGAATCGATTTCACCCTTGTTCAGGCACCTCTATTTAGTGATGTACCCGCCGTCTCTCAATTCACGGAAGACATCACCTGGCTGGCGGCCCGAGGCGTCACTGCGGGCTACCCGGACGGGACGTTCCGCCCACTCGAACCGATCCACAGGGACGCCATGGCCGCGTTCCTGTACCGGGCGGCGGGCATGCCGGCATTCACACCTCCTGCTAAGTCGCCCTTCCGCGATGTTTCCACCACGGCTCCTTTTTACAAGGAAATTACCTGGCTTAGTTCCAAAGGGATCACCACCGGCTACGCGGATGGCACCTTCAGACCGCTGGGGTCCGTCAACAGGGACGCCATGGCCGCATTCCTGTACCGCATGACGGACAGTCCCTCTTGCAACCGCTTCCCGCACGAGATGAGGTGGTTCAAGGACAACCCGGCCACGGCCCAGTTCTATGACGAGATTGTGTGGATGGCTTGTAATGACGTCTCAACCGGCTGGGAAGATGGAAGCTACAGGCCTGACGAACCGGTCCACAGGGACGCTATGGCTGCATTCCTGAAACGCTGGTCCAGTAGGCCAGGCTACGAAAAGTTGAGGTAG
- a CDS encoding signal peptidase I: MSGRRRAETPELTGMLWWCGQIASWMILLSILSVAAIMIVIPRLAGATAYTVLTASMEPGMPPGSLAVIRPQDPATLRTGDVITFQAESGKASVITHRIVGVGSTLGGELRFTTRGDANSTNDSQVLPEQVRGSLWYKVPLLGHVNSALNGSQRQWLTIAAVAGLLGYSTFMTVSALRDRFRRSKTL, encoded by the coding sequence ATGAGCGGGCGGCGGAGAGCCGAGACGCCCGAACTCACAGGCATGCTGTGGTGGTGTGGGCAGATTGCATCGTGGATGATCCTGCTGAGCATCCTGAGTGTAGCGGCCATCATGATTGTGATTCCCCGGCTTGCCGGGGCCACGGCCTACACGGTCCTGACGGCGTCTATGGAACCTGGGATGCCGCCGGGAAGTTTGGCCGTGATCCGGCCGCAGGATCCGGCCACGCTGCGCACCGGGGACGTGATTACATTCCAAGCCGAATCGGGTAAGGCATCAGTCATCACGCACAGGATTGTTGGCGTGGGGTCAACACTGGGCGGAGAACTGCGGTTCACCACCCGCGGTGACGCCAACTCCACCAACGATTCGCAGGTGCTGCCCGAGCAAGTCCGTGGCAGTCTCTGGTATAAAGTGCCGCTGCTGGGTCATGTCAATAGTGCGCTGAACGGCTCCCAACGCCAGTGGCTTACGATTGCCGCCGTCGCCGGGTTGTTGGGCTACTCCACTTTTATGACAGTCAGTGCATTGCGCGATCGTTTCCGAAGGAGTAAGACACTATGA
- a CDS encoding SipW-dependent-type signal peptide-containing protein, with protein MSNLGNKVRSQKTSTKVRALLAGGLVLGVGAAFTLAAWTDNEWVFGATADGTNTNPGTKTYQMQQNTWTGATGVAAWSDQPAKNGGALTFSVGATDLTPGKTVYAPMQLRAVAGSEALTATLAEGVQSAAPVSTTANSTPLYSALQYGVQTGVTEADCKVGTMTGGTTLVPAGSALTANSAVTIALDAGAPGAPGTAVDLCFAITLPTTVTDVTLQGKNTIPVWRFTSITGS; from the coding sequence TTGTCGAATTTAGGTAATAAAGTCAGGTCTCAAAAAACTTCCACAAAGGTCCGCGCACTTCTTGCCGGTGGCCTCGTTTTGGGAGTCGGCGCCGCGTTCACACTCGCCGCATGGACTGACAATGAATGGGTGTTCGGCGCAACGGCGGATGGCACTAACACAAACCCGGGCACCAAGACCTACCAGATGCAGCAAAACACCTGGACTGGAGCAACCGGCGTAGCGGCGTGGTCAGATCAGCCCGCCAAAAACGGTGGCGCATTGACCTTCAGCGTCGGCGCAACAGACCTCACACCGGGCAAGACCGTGTATGCACCCATGCAACTTCGTGCAGTGGCCGGTTCTGAGGCGTTGACGGCCACCCTGGCGGAAGGTGTTCAGTCGGCTGCTCCAGTTAGCACCACCGCCAACTCAACACCGCTCTATTCGGCGCTCCAGTATGGAGTGCAAACCGGAGTCACCGAAGCGGACTGCAAAGTCGGAACCATGACCGGCGGTACCACCTTGGTCCCTGCCGGGTCAGCGCTTACCGCAAATTCCGCGGTAACTATTGCCCTAGACGCCGGTGCACCCGGAGCCCCGGGGACTGCCGTGGACCTCTGCTTTGCCATCACCCTTCCCACTACAGTCACTGACGTGACTCTCCAGGGTAAGAACACCATTCCCGTGTGGCGCTTTACCAGCATCACAGGATCCTAG